The genomic window ATTTCAAGAAGAGAAGAGCCAAAGGCTTCGAAATTGCCCCAGCGCCATCTACATGACAAATATATCAGCTGCACTGTTTGCTTCCTTaaataagtaaagaaaaaaaggtaaaagttaaaaaaagttcaaGATCCGCGCATGTCTGCAGGAATTGACGTCGAGAGGTCAGACAGTCAGACTCAAACAGTCAAAAAAGATGTGAAACACAATAGTAGGGACTtatcggaattcaaaataaaagcagtACGAACCCGATAAAGTAGTTGAAGTACAATGAAGTAGTGCTAAACTCTAAATTAGGCAGACAGTTCACTATGCTTGGAGCCACTGGAGGAAGGGATAGTAAAATCAGAAtagttatatttaaaattaactcGGGCTCGCCTCAGTACTTCAGCTCTTTGGTGAGCGCGTACTAGTTCGGTGGCTCGATGAACTGCCAGAAAGGTCAGAAGAATGGTTCCTTGAAAGTTTGAGGACTCCTTGTAATACTTGAAAGTAGGAAATTCAGAAGTAGTTTAGAAAATCTTAAGTGCATTTTTCGTATAGATGAGGAAATTCCACCTGAGTTTGTTATCCCAACTCGGACAACTTTAAAGATCTCTGGTAGATACCCAAAAGAGAATTCTTGCATTTCAGCTACGCCAAAGATATCCAAATAActccaaaattaattaaaagtacttaaggggaaatattttttttcacaatagaTTTATTTAGAACTTTCTAAGGCATCATCCTTTTATAATTCAACTAAGCTGAAGGCTATCGGTATTTTGTTAGAAACctttgtatgtgcatgtgtgtaagcGTATGTGCGTAAATTTGTGGacttaataaacaaaatgagtgataataaaacaatttacatagaaaaatgcaaattttacaaACGAAATGTACAGTACAGGAAGTTTacgttacatacatatttacatgccaACAAATACACGAACGCTTATccaaaaatacacacatacacatacatacaaagcaCGTACACTGTTCGAACTCGAATAAGAAAATGTTTACATATAATCCACACCCAGCATTCGAAAGCTCAGCAGTGAGCTTTTACATCACAAGCGCACACATGGCTAAAGCTTTCATACCGCCGAAAGCtctgctctctctctctctcttacgCACACGATTTTTTATGCTATCACCTCACACACCATACAAAGAGATATCATTCTGAATACTCTGCAACGTTTTTGAATGGCTTGCGATGTTTGGCGGTGCTGCTGGCACTTGAAGTAGATGTGGATTTATGCTCAAAGTACGATAGAAAAAAGCCGTTAAGAATGAAGCGCTCACAACAAATGCAATAAAGAAACCCAAACAGAAAAGACAATCCTTATTAACCTGTAGGCAAAGGCAGACAGCAGCACAGAAATCGGTGATGACATTCCAGAGACGTGAACATAAGGGCGGACGACGCAGTAAACTGGACGAGGGCGAGGAGTTGGCTTCGATGTGTATGGTGTGGTAGGTGCGCTCACAAGGCGTGTCCGTGCACGTTGTGTTGCCTGTGGCACCAGTGACCAGTGAGGTGATATGAGGCGCATTGGAATCCTGCGTTAAATCAATAATAGTTGGTGGCTCACGTATCTTCACCAATGACGACTGATCGGATGTGCCAAGAATTTTATTCTTCGGTTGAATGATAGTAATGCCACTGGTTTCGGTGTGATCAGTGAACGAATTGGTGCCCACATATAAAGACGAGCTGGTAGGTGCATCAGTTGTGGAGTCGATTATGAGCGCATTGACAATGTCATCATCCCGTTGTGCGTAATCTTTGGTCACTGTGTGTAAATTACTGAACGACGTACTAACTGAGGGTGTCATTTTCAAAGCAAAGAAATCAGAAGAGGTCTGACAGCCAATCGTAGTTAGGCTATGCACTTCATGTGGACGCATTGCGAAAGCACGCGGCTTAGCACTGTACGACACCGTCAGCGGCTTTTCATCGAGCAACTCTAAGCCACTTATTGTGGTGGCTATGTCACGACACATTGGATCTAGAGCAGCTTCCGCCCGTTGCGATTGCGCGCTGCTTCTGGACGTATTGTGAGGCTCGTTCTTTAGGCTCTTTGTCGCCGCTGCGGCTGAAAGTTTCAAAGCATTTCAGTTTATTACTCGCACATTTTACTTGTCGCTTACCTTTTGCTGCCGGTAATGTGGACTCATTCCTACAATCGCCATACAACTCCAAGTTAAATTCACTGTGCATACTACTGCCGGAAGCAGCATCTGCATGCTCACTCACATTCGGCTCAGTGTTGGGCAAGCGCTTGAAGCTCAGCGGCCTGCGCATTGTAGGCGATGTCTTCTTAGTATTTTCCCCTGACGACTGTATGGTGGGCATTTCGAGACTCTCTAGATTTTTGGTGAAACTATCGAACATTTCCATGATCTGCTTAAAACGCTCGGCGATCTCTTTGTTTTCACGCTCCACCTGTTGAAAATTGGCTGGTTCATTAAGTTGTACAGGAGTGGAAGCCAAATTTTCCGCCACAATACGTTCCACTTCATCGTGCGCCATGCGCTCGATTTCGTCGAATGAACCTGTGTCTTCGCTGAGTTTGCTGGTATAGCTTATATCCGTTGCATCTTTAACAGACTCCAATGATAGCGATTCCCAAGGGAGCTCTATGATTTGTGCCGCCCTAGGCTGAGGCGACGCCATGTGACGTGGTGATGTGTCCACAAGGCTCTCGCCATTTTCCATCAGGCTTTCAATCTGTTTCACATACTCCCTGACATTCTCCACCACTTGGCTGGTGGATGGTGTAGGTATGTCAACGTCTTCCATGATTTTCTCGAAGCTGACATGTTTAAGCAAACTTGCTGCGTTCGCAACGCTTCCCTGCGACTCGGTGGTGGTGGCTGTTGTGTGTGTGCCCTCAAGCGTCAACAAAGGCATTGGAAATGGCTTGAACACTTTATCGCTGTATGCTGCAAGCAAACTGACACCCTCTTCAGGTGTTGTATCCTCTTCATTTTCAGCTTCGCCGTCATCATTGAGTTCTTCGGTGAGCTTGTTGAGCAATGCATCTGAACAATTCGTCGCGAGGGAGGTCCCGATAGTGATCGAATCTGGCGGCCTTTTAACTGGTTCTGCGTCCTCGTCATCATCCTTTGTTCCATCCTGGGTTTCTGCTGCCTGCTGATTATCTGCATTAATATCCATATTTTAtatcaatcaaaaaattttcgacaaactccaaattttcttttatgtaaatccaattttatttatttattttattttttgtagtatttcaaacttttcaccAATATTTTTGTCACACATTTTTCTTTGTCAGTCGATGAGTCAGTAGAATGCTTAACTatggtttaataaataaatgaaggcCTGCTTCTTAGAGGCATCACCATCTATCAGACCAGTGATGAAAatagattttaatgattcttaaGCCTCTAGTTTTACACGATTTGCGTCTAATTAAGAGTCTTTTTATCAGACGGGTGAAAGTAACCTTCGACAAAAAGCGAACGTTTAATGTGCAAAGTATTTGGTAGGGGATATCAGACCTTTACAGTCAAACTGCATGGATCGCGGGATCCTAAAGTGTAATAGTTGGTTTTCCCTATCTCAAACCAAGTTTAACTAACCCGCGTCAGGTCGCTTTAGGCAATCCTCTAAGTATGCCTTCCACTAGAAAGAAAACTAACTGCCTTTTTGAACCGAATTTGATTAGTCAAGTTGGCCGTTAAAGGCGGAGTAGATTAAGCGCTTTTAACAGATGCAGAATTTTATACCACAGAACGACTCGCGTATTAGTGGAATAGAATCcacgatttttaaaattattaatacgaAAGATAAAAATAACACTCATGAGCTGCCAAAGACTCTAGGAAATGGAGGCAGTTAGGTTCGTAAGCAGATAAAACCTAGAAACAATCAAGAAACCTTATCTTTTAACTCGGAGTTTGTAGCGGGCCAAGCACAATAATTTCATGTTCCTTTGTTGtaaagggtttcccaataagaggtgttattttgatattcaaagaaaaatggtattattttatataaattatcggatgtttatttcattataaagaggaaggtctgccgttaatagtggaaaataatatcaggcaaatgaccacaacgaccacgcttacatcACAACATCCTTTccttgaaattttccataaccaaattggaaagtggctgccctatgtcctcgatagcctcacgaattccttctttgaggtattgaatcgaccctgggctgttggcgtagaccttctctttcatgtgGCCCCACATAAAAAAgacacaaggtgttaaatcacaagatctcggtggccaattgtgatcacctcttcgagagataacgcgGTCCGGaaattttcccgtaaaagatcaatggtttcgttgcttgtgcggcacgtagcgctgtcttgttgaaaataaacgttgtccagatcaataccatccaattccggtcataaggCGATAGCGCCGGTTAACACCTGTTAaaggaaaaccctttatttttatgatctaataataatcaaaacatCTATCAATATCAAAACTCCAGccctgcatttttataatagtgAAAATCACGAATGAGCGACGTTTAAGAAAATTCGCTCCATTTTCTGCCTCTTCACAGAAAGTTGGAATCTTGAATgacataaattacaaaaacgaaaaaatatatttttggccaTAAAAATACTAAAGATATTCTTATGCCGTGGATTTAAGGAAAATTATGACacgtgaaaaaattacaaaaacaaaaaaaaacattttatgtcaaATAAGTATCACCCTAATGTgagtatataattaaatatgcaCAAAAACACTAAACATATTCTTATGCCGTGGTTTTGAGAAAAGTATGACACGagacaaaaactacaaaaacaacaaaaaatcattttatgtcAAATAAGTATCACCCTAATGTgaatatgtaattaaatatgCATAAAAACACTAAACACATTCTTATGCCTTGGGTCGAGGGACATgtgacaaaaattacaaaaacaaaaaaacattttgtgttAACTAAGTATCACCCTAATGTGAGTATATACTTCAATATGCATAAAAACACTAAACACATTCTTATCCCTTAGGTTGGAGGAAAAGTATGACAAATgacacaaattacaaaaacaaataatgctTTAGGTGAAACAAGATCACCCTAATGTGGGTATATAATTAAGTATGCTTAAAAATACTAAGGATGTTCTTATGCTTTGGGTTTGAGGAAAAATATGACACGTGACAAaacttacaaatacaaaaaaaatcattttatgtcAACTAAGTATCACCTAATGtgagtataaaattaaatatgcataaaaacactaaaaatattcCTATCCCGTGGGTTTGCGGAAAAATATGACACgtgacaaaaattacaaaaacaaaaaaaaaactaattttatgtgaaataagTATCACCCTAATGTgagtatataattaaatatgcaCAAAAACACTAAACACATTCTTATGCTTTGAGCTGGAGAAAAAATATGACACgtgacaaaaattacaaaaccaaAGCAAAACATTTTAGGTCAACTAAGTATCACCCTAATGcgagtatgcatgcatgtgtctGAATACTATTCGTTCGCATGCACCAAATTTCACATCACTTTTGCATCAGCACATCGCACACAAATGCACGCATTTCCATTTTCGGTTGCATAAATGCTCGCACACCGTAAGTGGCAGATTTGCACGAGAAAAATCACACGAAAATGTACGAGTAATAAGAAAAATGCTGAAACAATAAACTCAACTATGTGCTCACAGGCGGCACAGCTGCCTAGCAtgtgtgtgtggatgtgtgagtttgcacttttcatacgtgcatatgtcggtatgtatgtgcatatgaatgTGCATAGGTAAGTGTCTTCGCGCTATGTGCCATCGCTACTGTTACactgttgcatgcaacatattACTGCAACACAAATGCCTACGCTGTGAATGATTTGCGGCATTGCATGACATGTTGTTTGAGTTAGCATATgtgagcgtgtgtgtgtgtgtttgcaattttggaacagatttttttctccatatttctccttctttttgtggaaaatttttgCTTCGCTAACGCTGAAGTGTGAAGAATTAGCAACTTAGTGAGGCACCCATTGCTAAGCATTAATTATGATTGCCTAACAATTGACTATGCAATGAGTGGCACAAAAATTCAACCGAGGTTGGGTTATTAGATTTGTGTGGCTGTGGTTTGGATACAATGTAAGCGACTATGCTAATGACCTGAATGTGGCGCTTGgcgataataaagaaaaaaaatatattgattatTATTGAAACATTTCCGAGTTCGGTATTTATGTAATAGGCCGCATTGTGTAGTGATTAATGTGTACTTCCGCTAGTTTGTTGTTATTGGTTTTCAATCTAAGAACATTCGCAGAAGAAACTATTTTTCTTTACGATATATTCGCTTTTAAATCGAATACGTTTCTCAAATTGTTCATGAAGTTGATCTCTACTTAAGTAACTCTGTTCGAAAAAAGAGGCATTGGCTtgtaacaaactttttttaaatttttttgtaatttaaaacaataaaactcaATGACAGATGGTAGCCCTACACACCGCACCAGTGAATATATTTTAGTTTCTTGTCTGGTTGATTTTTGTTTCAAGCAATCCGCCTTTACTTTGCTCGAAGATGGCACGGCAAGCGAAGCAGTCGTGGCATTAGgatgaaatcgaaaaaaattaaattaaattttaaaataaaatatagtacataaataaattatatgttGGTTAATAGCAATACGTATATTAGATTGAAAAAATctagtaaaatgttttttttttttttttttttgagaattcgtTCGCCTCATAAGCATTGTACGTATGGACAACGAAAACTTATTAAGACAGAGAAACTTGCAAACTTATCCAGGATTTTCCCGGCTGTTAAGTGAAAAGGTTTGCTAGCACTAAGAAATGGATGCCACAAAGCGAAAcaaaggttagattaggttaggttgcggGTCTGCCATCCGACACACTCAGGCCCGAATCGTCCCAATGTGATATCACTGCAGCTCGTACTTCACACTCCTGAGTCCAACCTGtagatttaagaaattttgttaatCTCTGCAACCCTATTTCTGAGACCTCTTTAATGCTGTAAAGAAAGACGAATCCGTGCATGGAAGGCCTTTTTCTGTATAGAGCAATGCATGTACACAGGAGCTGTTCTACAGTTTCCGcttcttcaatatcttcagagcTTCGACAAAAGTCATTATGTGGTACCCACAGTCTATGCCTTCCAATTAGACAATGACCTGTTGGTACCCCTATCctgtttttcatttcattttctaagATTCAGTAGTGACTCTGTACGGCCGCCGCCCCATTCTGGCCAAGTTTGGCTGCTTATTTGGCAAAAGGGCCTTTAACGGGCAGAAGCAACATTGATAGAGTGTCTATTAGTAATTTGTACGTAGTTAAGGGAATCGGTATTAGTACATTACCTCAGTAAATATTTAGTGTTGTACCTTTCTTTGCAAGCTCATCTGCTTTGCAATTATCTACTATATTCCTATGGCCTGTCACCCAGATcaggtttattttaaaaatattgcgatATTTTGCATACTAATTTGCATACAACTATCATTTTTGCCCAGTGTTTTACTGACTCTAACGATTTAAGAGTTGCCTGACTGTACGAGCAGATATGTACCCTTCCTCGTAGTTAGAGAAATGTAAACAATAAGCCCTCTCTTTTGGCAATAACTTTTGCCTGAAAGACACTCCAGTGAGTAGGCAAGCGCAAGGATGCACTGACGCTTAACTTTTCAAAGTAAACTCCTCCACCCTTTCATCAAGCTTAGATTTCTCAGTAAATATACTGACTCTATGTTCATCATCTTCCGTACCACTGCCCCAGTGCACTTTCGAAGCGACTATAGTGGTAAAAGGTTTACTAAAATGAAGCTCTACACTGTTACAAAAATCTGTTGTCACCGGAGTAGTGAAAACAAAAGGATGCAAAGCTGCCATGAGCTTAGAACAGTACAAGCCTTGGTGTATCAAAAAACCCTTTTATGCCTCCAAAAAAATTAGAGTTAGGCTAAATCTTAATGTGACCTCTAATGCAATCAGGACAAACTAAATCCAAGACATTCACAGACCAGAATAAAATTTGTTGGAGAGCGACTGCATTGATCAGTTCAAAAATGATGGAATATGGGAGCATCTTATGGTCCaatgaaaccattttttttatttgtttctaaaaGAAGTAGAGAATAATGCTGCTTTAACCCGAAATGTGGCCCCAGGACCCTAAAGAACGCAGGTGTCATAATCAACATACTAGTCAGGGGGTGCTTCTTCTCCAGTACATTGGTTGAAAGAAATCATTGATGCGAAGTTGTACCTGTATAGTTGAACCATATATGGAATGGAGGAAGCCTTTGAAGTGGGTGTACATGTATGGAAGACTTTGGGTCCCTGTCACACACCTGTCGGTTAGCACGAAGTTGGTGCGTTTCAAAAGGGGTAGAGGTCTTGCGCTGACCAGCTGAGTCACCGACCccatttcaattgaaaatcTGTAGGCAGATGTCAAACAAACTGTAGGCAAAGATGGTCAAACAAATATAAGATAATATGAGCACTGAAAGGTGGCTGTGGGAAAAGCGTGGAAGGTCACTAATATCGAGAGGTGTACTATAGGCACTTAAGAGCACTGGAAGACTGCGAGAAAAGCGTGGAAGGTCACTAGCATCGAGAGGTATATGCTTTTAATGGAGTCTACAGTTTGTAAGTGCACAGCAGTACTCGCTATTAAGGGTCATCCGACGAAATACTAATGAGTTAagctttatgttttttgttaagTAATGAAtgagttgtttatttttgttgtagaacGTCGAATATTTCTTCCacacataattatttttataaaaaatgtagcaCTATATTATTCGTTGATTTCTgttctctgaaagtattcgatgtggtaccagctggtgccaGAAGAGAacgaggaaggcctcctttgcattGGAaggatcagatggagaagaatTTGACTTCACTTcgacgcgttaaagttattcaggcttattatgaaaacgggcgttgaaATCAAAaggcatatcgcgcacttcgtgattcagtgatgagacacattatcacctcagtggattcgtcaataagcagaattgccgcatttgggcgaatgataatccaaaagtgtttgccgaaaaaccaatgcacccacaaatagtgactgtttggtgcggtttatggaccggcggcatcattgggccgtattttttccaaaatgaagccggtcaggcagttactgtcagacagaatagtgttcgctatcgtgggatgataacgaacttttcatggcccgaattggaagatatggatgtgtacgatatgtggtttcaacaggacggtgccacttgtcacacagctaatgaaacaatggctcttttgcgcgaaaaatttgatggccgaataatctcacgtcgcggcgatgccaattggccgccaagatcatgtgatttgacaccgttggacttctttctttggggttatttgttatttgaaagaaaagttgtacgtcgataagccagcaacaattcaagagctaaaggataagataattcggcacattaatggcatagaacctcaattatgccttagcgtcaatgaaaatttggaccatcggatggaggtgtgccgccgaggccgcggcgaccatttggccaatattttgttccatacgtaattgaaccgtaccaatattatcataatagagagaaataataataatttcctaaaagaatTGAATTCTATTCagaatcaacaccggcccttgaaacttaaccaccctttttaaaaacatgcttttattttttgaaagagcATCAATCTAAAACTATTATCCCGGTTGTAAGATTTTTCACATCTTTGGGCGTAGATAGTTTATAAAGATGTTGCCACCTATttgaatataaacaaatttaacttactaaaaaatattgcagCCTTGCAGGGTTGCAGGAAAAAATTTTCTAGGAAATGtgtattccaaaaataaatttgcatgatggcgttgccacctaaatgCTAATGCGAACATAGCAACATATCATTAATTTCAACTCAATCTTAAGATAAAGGTATTAAATTGAAACTAATCAAAgaagctttaataaaaaactatatttatgtGGAGTTGGCGTATGATTTTGGTTGCAAAAATAGcaacttattaaaattttcttattacaTATTCTGAAAAATTCGTTATAACTATTGAGTATAGATTTTTAAGAAAAGAGAGGagatatattttaatatctgaaataaaataattaatcttttttttgctCTTAAAAAACTCTATCACTGCCATTCAACGCTCGTCACAAACTTCCATCTAATAGCACATCAAAAATCCCATTTTATATGCAATCACATGCCTTCACTTGCAtgcacattcacacatacatataaaccacACATCTGCACACATTCGAACAATTTCATTTAACGCACCTCCAACAAACACCCGAACACACAAACATTTATCCATTCACTCACTCGTTCGCTCGCGTGTCACGAAATGCTCATAAAATTGTAAATCCACAATTGACAAATTAAATACTGCAACTAATTTGCTGTTAGCCAAAAATTCATTCCATTTGTATCGTTTCACTGCGGTGTTGTTTACCAAATTCGGTAAATTCGAGCGTTGCTACAACATTATTTCAAATGATTTTATGAGCGAAGTGGCGGCGACTAATGGAAGAATCTAAAGTGgtcccaaaaaaacaaaaacacagatTTAACTGATTTAGCTGTATGCACTGACGTACTGCTCCAAATAGGGCAGCGAATGGGAGTTGATATTTTGTCATTTGCGGCTAATTGCtggtatttgtattaaaatttttcagttaGTTAAGATTGAATCAagtttggaaatatttattgccTTAATTGGGTAACAAATTGTTTAGCTGTTAAATGCGAAATAgtgttcataaaaaaatatatattgtatatacacacctata from Anastrepha ludens isolate Willacy chromosome 5, idAnaLude1.1, whole genome shotgun sequence includes these protein-coding regions:
- the LOC128864966 gene encoding uncharacterized protein LOC128864966 isoform X3, which codes for MDINADNQQAAETQDGTKDDDEDAEPVKRPPDSITIGTSLATNCSDALLNKLTEELNDDGEAENEEDTTPEEGVSLLAAYSDKVFKPFPMPLLTLEGTHTTATTTESQGSVANAASLLKHVSFEKIMEDVDIPTPSTSQVVENVREYVKQIESLMENGESLVDTSPRHMASPQPRAAQIIELPWESLSLESVKDATDISYTSKLSEDTGSFDEIERMAHDEVERIVAENLASTPVQLNEPANFQQVERENKEIAERFKQIMEMFDSFTKNLESLEMPTIQSSGENTKKTSPTMRRPLSFKRLPNTEPNVSEHADAASGSSMHSEFNLELYGDCRNESTLPAAKAAAATKSLKNEPHNTSRSSAQSQRAEAALDPMCRDIATTISGLELLDEKPLTVSYSAKPRAFAMRPHEVHSLTTIGCQTSSDFFALKMTPSVSTSFSNLHTVTKDYAQRDDDIVNALIIDSTTDAPTSSSLYVGTNSFTDHTETSGITIIQPKNKILGTSDQSSLVKIREPPTIIDLTQDSNAPHITSLVTGATGNTTCTDTPCERTYHTIHIEANSSPSSSLLRRPPLCSRLWNVITDFCAAVCLCLQLLFVLYFAATLSEGRKSNAVKSE
- the LOC128864966 gene encoding uncharacterized protein LOC128864966 isoform X1, which codes for MDINADNQQAAETQDGTKDDDEDAEPVKRPPDSITIGTSLATNCSDALLNKLTEELNDDGEAENEEDTTPEEGVSLLAAYSDKVFKPFPMPLLTLEGTHTTATTTESQGSVANAASLLKHVSFEKIMEDVDIPTPSTSQVVENVREYVKQIESLMENGESLVDTSPRHMASPQPRAAQIIELPWESLSLESVKDATDISYTSKLSEDTGSFDEIERMAHDEVERIVAENLASTPVQLNEPANFQQVERENKEIAERFKQIMEMFDSFTKNLESLEMPTIQSSGENTKKTSPTMRRPLSFKRLPNTEPNVSEHADAASGSSMHSEFNLELYGDCRNESTLPAAKAAAATKSLKNEPHNTSRSSAQSQRAEAALDPMCRDIATTISGLELLDEKPLTVSYSAKPRAFAMRPHEVHSLTTIGCQTSSDFFALKMTPSVSTSFSNLHTVTKDYAQRDDDIVNALIIDSTTDAPTSSSLYVGTNSFTDHTETSGITIIQPKNKILGTSDQSSLVKIREPPTIIDLTQDSNAPHITSLVTGATGNTTCTDTPCERTYHTIHIEANSSPSSSLLRRPPLCSRLWNVITDFCAAVCLCLQVNKDCLFCLGFFIAFVVSASFLTAFFYRTLSINPHLLQVPAAPPNIASHSKTLQSIQNDISLYGV
- the LOC128864966 gene encoding uncharacterized protein LOC128864966 isoform X5, with the protein product MDINADNQQAAETQDGTKDDDEDAEPVKRPPDSITIGTSLATNCSDALLNKLTEELNDDGEAENEEDTTPEEGVSLLAAYSDKVFKPFPMPLLTLEGTHTTATTTESQGSVANAASLLKHVSFEKIMEDVDIPTPSTSQVVENVREYVKQIESLMENGESLVDTSPRHMASPQPRAAQIIELPWESLSLESVKDATDISYTSKLSEDTGSFDEIERMAHDEVERIVAENLASTPVQLNEPANFQQVERENKEIAERFKQIMEMFDSFTKNLESLEMPTIQSSGENTKKTSPTMRRPLSFKRLPNTEPNVSEHADAASGSSMHSEFNLELYGDCRNESTLPAAKAAAATKSLKNEPHNTSRSSAQSQRAEAALDPMCRDIATTISGLELLDEKPLTVSYSAKPRAFAMRPHEVHSLTTIGCQTSSDFFALKMTPSVSTSFSNLHTVTKDYAQRDDDIVNALIIDSTTDAPTSSSLYVGTNSFTDHTETSGITIIQPKNKILGTSDQSSLVKIREPPTIIDLTQDSNAPHITSLVTGATGNTTCTDTPCERTYHTIHIEANSSPSSSLLRRPPLCSRLWNVITDFCAAVCLCLQFNFELP
- the LOC128864966 gene encoding uncharacterized protein LOC128864966 isoform X2 produces the protein MDINADNQQAAETQDGTKDDDEDAEPVKRPPDSITIGTSLATNCSDALLNKLTEELNDDGEAENEEDTTPEEGVSLLAAYSDKVFKPFPMPLLTLEGTHTTATTTESQGSVANAASLLKHVSFEKIMEDVDIPTPSTSQVVENVREYVKQIESLMENGESLVDTSPRHMASPQPRAAQIIELPWESLSLESVKDATDISYTSKLSEDTGSFDEIERMAHDEVERIVAENLASTPVQLNEPANFQQVERENKEIAERFKQIMEMFDSFTKNLESLEMPTIQSSGENTKKTSPTMRRPLSFKRLPNTEPNVSEHADAASGSSMHSEFNLELYGDCRNESTLPAAKAAAATKSLKNEPHNTSRSSAQSQRAEAALDPMCRDIATTISGLELLDEKPLTVSYSAKPRAFAMRPHEVHSLTTIGCQTSSDFFALKMTPSVSTSFSNLHTVTKDYAQRDDDIVNALIIDSTTDAPTSSSLYVGTNSFTDHTETSGITIIQPKNKILGTSDQSSLVKIREPPTIIDLTQDSNAPHITSLVTGATGNTTCTDTPCERTYHTIHIEANSSPSSSLLRRPPLCSRLWNVITDFCAAVCLCLQRFLLFFLFLFFIAMTFIYSTKATLSVFEEVNISTANPFQI
- the LOC128864966 gene encoding uncharacterized protein LOC128864966 isoform X4 — translated: MDINADNQQAAETQDGTKDDDEDAEPVKRPPDSITIGTSLATNCSDALLNKLTEELNDDGEAENEEDTTPEEGVSLLAAYSDKVFKPFPMPLLTLEGTHTTATTTESQGSVANAASLLKHVSFEKIMEDVDIPTPSTSQVVENVREYVKQIESLMENGESLVDTSPRHMASPQPRAAQIIELPWESLSLESVKDATDISYTSKLSEDTGSFDEIERMAHDEVERIVAENLASTPVQLNEPANFQQVERENKEIAERFKQIMEMFDSFTKNLESLEMPTIQSSGENTKKTSPTMRRPLSFKRLPNTEPNVSEHADAASGSSMHSEFNLELYGDCRNESTLPAAKAAAATKSLKNEPHNTSRSSAQSQRAEAALDPMCRDIATTISGLELLDEKPLTVSYSAKPRAFAMRPHEVHSLTTIGCQTSSDFFALKMTPSVSTSFSNLHTVTKDYAQRDDDIVNALIIDSTTDAPTSSSLYVGTNSFTDHTETSGITIIQPKNKILGTSDQSSLVKIREPPTIIDLTQDSNAPHITSLVTGATGNTTCTDTPCERTYHTIHIEANSSPSSSLLRRPPLCSRLWNVITDFCAAVCLCLQLLYLRVENLMR